TGAGAAGTGAAATGAATGAATTCTTGAATAACCTGCACGTTTATCCACTCAGGTATATACCTGTTTCGGCATTTTACGGCGAGAATATGACTGCCCCCTCGGCTAAAATGCCTTGGTTCAAAGGGGAACCGCTTTTAAAAGCTATCGACTCTTTCGAAAAGGACAAGGGCCTTGAGCAGAAGGCATTACGCTTTCCCATCCAGGATGTGTACAAGTTTGACAGCAGGCGGATCATTGCCGGTAGAATCGAGTCAGGTACATTGACTGTCGGTGATGATGTTGTAATATTACCCAGTGCTAAGGCGACAACAGTGAAAACCATTGAGTACTGGGCCGAAAGAGATAAAAAAAGCAGGGTATCCGCCGGCATGTCGGTTGGAATTACGGTTGAGGACGAGTTCTTTAACCAGCGGGGCGAGTTCGTTGTTCATAAAAATGACGTACCGCATGTTGCGGACATTTTTCGGGCCAATTTGTTTTGGCTGGGGAAAAACCCTCTCGTGAAAAACAAAGAATACAAACTGAAGCTGGTAACCCAGGAAGTTGAATGTGAAATTTATTCGGTACTAAAAGTAATCGACGCTACGACATTGGCGGCGGTTGACGACGCCCAGGCGGTAAAAACAAATGATGTAGCGGAAGTTATTATCCGGACCAGGAAGCCAATCTGTTTTGATGAATTTAAAAATAATCCAATTACCGGCAGGTTTGTTCTTGTCGACGGTTACAACGTCAGCGGCGGCGGAATTGTCTCGGGGCTGTATACTCAAATACAGACAGTTACGAAGTTTGTGAAGAATGAAGCCGCAATAGCGATGGAGGTCAAACTTTTTGACGAATATTTCTATATCCTTGCGGAAAGCGCCATAAGAAGGTTTGCGGCCAAGGCGCATACCTTCGCGGTGGGAGATGTAATTCCTGCCATAGGGAGAACATACGAGTACCCTGAAGATTTTGATGTTCTGGATCTGGAGACCAAGCTGGTGGCGGTTATCAGGAACTTCAAGCTTAAAGATATTGTCAGTTTTCCGGGATATTCCCATAGTTCGGTACCGATACTTGACGCCAACGGTGCTTGGATAAAACTGGATTCTGTCGGCAGTTTTCAAAAGTTTGCAGCGGAAATTGAATTATTAGATACTATAAATGGTGATCAGCTAACCGTGTTTGCCAACAAGTGGCTTGAGTTCTCCAAATTCAGATATATCCAATACAGACAGGCAGGCAGCGAATTGGACAGTGAGTATCACATATAACATAACCCTGCCTGTACCGCGCGAAACTGACAGAAATGCCCCTCAGTTCTGAAAGAAGAACTGTGGGGTATTTCTTACAGGCGGGATAGATCGAAGGGAGTCTCCTGATAGACGTAATAATTGAGCCAGTTGGAAAAGAGCAGGTTGGCAGTGCTGCGCCATATGACAACCGGCGTTTGCGCGGGGTCATCGTTGGGGTAGTAGTTGCAGGGGACGTGAATGGGCAGTCCCTGGGCAACATCACGGTCATACTCGGCTTTGAGGGTAAGGGGGTCGTATTCGGAATGACCGGTGATGAAAATTTGCCTGCCTTTCCGGTCGGCTACGGCGTAAACCCCGGCCATAGCCGATTGGGCGAGTATACGTACGGCGGGGACTTTTTCGATGTCTTCCCGTCTGATCTCAGTATGTCTGGAATGGGGTACATAGAAGATATCGTCAAGACCGCGAAATAGTTTCTCCTCTTCAATAACACATTTTTGGTGAGGAAAAATACCGAACATTTTTTGCGGCAGATCATGCTTGGGAATGCCGTAGTGATAGTACAGGCCGGCCTGGGCCCCCCAGCATATATGGAAGGTTGAGTAAACATGGGTTTTGCTCCATTCCATAATCTTGCAGAGTTCATCCCAGTAAGCTACCTTCTCAAAAGGCATTTGCTCAACCGGCGCGCCGGTAATGATCATACCGTCATACTTTTTGGATTTCACAGCGTCAAATGTTTCGTAAAATTTAATCAGGTGTTCCTGGGGAGTGTTCGTGGGCGAATAAGTGGCAGTATATATAAAATCGACATCCACTTGTAAAGGGGAGTTGCCTAATAGACGCAACAACTGGGTTTCAGTAGTAATTTTCGTAGGCATAAGATTTAACAATAGTATTTTAAGCGGGCGGATATCTTGGGAATATGCCCGGTTTTCATACATGACAAAAATGTTTTCGCCTTCCAGGATGTTAGTAGCAGGCAGGTTGTTAGGAATTTTTATCGGCATTTTTTGTCCTCCTTTTTTGTGGCAACAACAAAGGCCTCTTTCCGAGGAAAGAGGCCTTAACGCGCTTTCCTCTTATCTGTCAGGATTTCTCCTGCTGGAATTAGCACCACTGCAGTTGCCTGCCGGTTGCCGGGTGTCATCAGGCCAGTCCCTCGACCACTCTGGATAAGAGATTTATTCACTTGAATGTGATTTTAGCATGGAAAACATTGAGTGTCAATAACCATTACAGTGAGGTTGTGTTCATTCTGTGATAATGTCACCTTGTTCTATCTTTGGTTTCGGACTGTCCCCTGACTCATTTAGCTGGACCTGCCGCAGTTTCAAATTTAATACAAATTTAACATTTATATGTGCTAAACTGGACGAAAGTCCTATAGAAACAGGATTAAAACTTTGGTACTATAAATAAAGTGATATTAGGATAATATTGGAATACCTGTTATAAACAACGAATTCATGCATAATACGCTAAAATTCATTATAATTGCCAGGGAGGCGAGCATGAACAAGCAAGGATGCTGTGATGCAATCACCAGAATTTTAAAATCAAATAAGGCCAGGATGGCCCTGGCGGCAATCATCCTATTTTCTGTCACCGCTAGGCCAAAGAAATCGACCCTGCCGACAAGGAAGAACTGAAACGGCGTTCCCAAGCGGAAGCCTTGGAACGACAACATAGGGGACAGGAGAAAGACGTATTTCTACAACAGCAGTCGCCGGCTGAGAAAACAACCGTTTTACCCCGAGGAACCCAGTTTCCTCATCAACGACCTTGTCCTCGAAGGAGACAAGGTCGATCACTTTCCGTGGGCCAAAAACATCCTCAAGCCATATCGCGGCCAAGTCAAGAACGGCAGCTATGACGTCTTCGCCGGCCGGCTACAAAACCGAAAATCTTACCTTTGGCTTACCCTTACCTATCCAATGTGATCACGAAAAATGAGAGGTGAAAAACAATGCTTTGCCTGCGAACCAATAATCAAACCACCACCCAACGGCGCCAAAGCCTAAAAAAATGGCTGATCTGGCTCACCGCCATCCTGCAGCTGTGCCAGCCAACCCTGGCCGGCGCCAGCGCCATCGTCGACAAAAGCGCGCCGGGAAGCAACCGGCCCTACGTAGAATTCACCGCCAACGGCCTGCCAGTCGTGCAAATCACCACCCCGTCAGCGGCCGGCGTATCCCGCAACATCTTTCAGCAATTCGACGTCTTTTCCCAGGGACTCATCCTAAACAACTCCCGCGACATAGTAAGTACCCAACTGGCCGGCTATATCGCCGGCAACCCTTTTCTCCTCAAAGGATCAGCCCGAATTATCTTAAGCGAAGTCAGCGGGCCCCAAGCCAGCCATCTGAACGGCTATACCGAAATCGCCGGCCAAAAAGCCGAATTCATTCTGGCCAACCCTAACGGCATCTTTGTAAATGGAGCCGGTTTTATCAACACCAGCCACGCCACCCTCACCACCGGCGCCCCGGTATTCGGCGGCGACGGCAGCCTAAGCGCCTTCCGGGTAAGCGGCGGCCAAATCAGCATAGACGGCGCCGGACTCAACGGCGGCGACACCGACCGGGTGGACCTCATCAGCCGGGCGGTAACCGCCAATGCCGGTATCTGGACCAACGAACTCAACGTCGTCACCGGTGCCAATGAAGTAAAATATAACTCGTTAACCGCAGCCAACATTACCCCTGACAGCAACAAACCCGCCGTAGCCATAGACGTAGGCGCCTTAGGCGGCATGTACGCCAACAAAATCTACCTTGTCGGCACCGAACAAGGGGTAGGGGTGAACAGCCAGGGAATAATTTCGGCAATCACCGGCGACCTAACCGTCACCGGTGAAGGCAAAGTCACCCTTGCCGGCAACACAACCGCCGGGGAAAATATCTATATTTCCGCGCAAGGCGGCCTCGATACCCAGGACCTAGTATACGCCGCAAAAAGCGCCAACCTTACCACCCCGGCCGGACTCACCAACGCCGGACTCATCGCCGCCGGAGAGCACACCACCCTTACCGCAGCTGCCGTTGACTCAACCGGCACAATCGGCGCCGGCATAAATAGCGACGGAACCATCGCCCCAAACGGCGACATCAACATCACAACAACCGGCAGCACAAAAGCCGGCGGGCAGAACACAGCCGCCGGTAATCTAACCATTCGGGCCGCAGCCGTCGACCTAAGCGGCGCCAACACCTACGCCGGTCAAAACATAAACCTCACAGCCCGGACGGGGGACATTGCCAACACCGGCGGGACAATACAAGCCATGGGCAGCCTTAACGCCAAAGCTAACGGAACACTCAGCAACGACCAAAACCCCGTCGGGACCAAAGGACAGCTCCAGGCCGACCAAATCACCATAACCGCCGGATCCGTCAGCAACATGGGCGGCGTAATCAGCCAAACCGGAACAAAAACCACCCTGATAACAGCTCAAGGCACGATCAACAACTCCCGGGGAGAAATTGGGACTCACGGCGACAAACTGACAATAGAGGCCGCAGAACTAAATAACACTACAGGGAAAATCATCCATGCCGGTGGACAAGAATTAACCATCCGGACAAGCGGCGACACGATAAACACCAGCGGACAAATCGGCGCCAACGGCGCCAACCTGACAATCGAAGCTCAAAACCTCATCAACACCAAAGGGTCAATCGTCCATGCCGGCGCCCAAAACCTAACACTCAAGACGGCAGGAGACACCCTCAACACCGGGGGACAAATTGACACAAACGGACAACTTACCCTCACCGCCCAAAACCTTGACAACTCCAGCGGCCAAATCAACAGCCAAAAAGACATGGACATCCGCCTCGGTTCCGGTCTAATCAATGAAACCGGTGTCATTCGCGGCGGCAGCGCGGTAAAAATAGCGGCTGCCGACACCGTCCACAACCGGCGGGGAACCATCGAGGCCGGCCAGGGACTGAATATAAGAGCCCGATCCCTGCAAAATGAAAACGGTCGGGTGGCCAACCTGGATAGCGGCCTGTTGACCATCACCGTCCGTCAGGACATCAACAATCAAGGCGGCCAAATCGGTAGCAACGGAAAGGCCGAGCTCACAGCCAATACAGTCAACAATCAAAGCGGCACCCTCACCGCCCAAAACAACCTAACCATCCGGGTAGGGGCAAAACTGGACAGTAATGAGGCCAGCACCATCGCCGCCGGCGGCGACCTGACCATCAACAGCGGCGGCGCCATCAACCTGGCCGGCTCAACCACCGCCAATCAAAACATCACCCTCACCGCCCAAGGCGACATTCATAACCAAGGTACCGTCTACGCCGGCCGAGATGCAACCCTTGCCGCCCAAGGCGCCCTCACCAATACCGGCACCCTTGCCGCCCAAAACAACATAACCATCAATGTAGGGGAAAGACTGGACAGTAATGAGGCCAGCACCATCGCTGCCGGCGGCGCCCTTGCCATCAACAGCGGCGGCGTCATCAACCTGGCCGGCGCGACCACCGCCAATCAAAACATCACCCTCGCCGCCCAAGGCGATATAAATAACCAAGGTACCGTCTATGCCGGCCAAGATGCTGCCATTGGCGCCGGCGGCGCCCTCACCAATACCGGCGCCATCACCGCCGGCGGCAACACCGGCATTACGGCCAACACCGTATCCTCCAGCGGTACCCTTGGGGCAGGCGTTACCCGTGAAGGTAAACTTGGCGGCAGTGGCAATCTCACGGTGGTTGCCCAAGACACCCTCACCGCCACCGGCCAAAACCTAGCCGCCGGCAATATGCTCCTGCAAGGAACAGCTATTAACCTGACCGGGGCCGTGAACCAGGCAGGAGGCAGTGCCGCCCTTCGCGCCACAACAGGAGACATCACCCATACGGGCGCAAGCCTGGATGTGGGCGACAAGCTTGACATCAGCGCTGCCAAGACCTTTAATAATGACAAAAATGCCGGGGGAACCGCCGGACAAATCCAGGCGGGTCAAGTAACCATCACCGCCGCCAACATAGCCAACCGAGGCGGCAGCATCCTGCAGATCGGCAGCGAAGAAGCCGCCATAACCGCAGCCCATACCCTCGACAACAGCGGCGGTAAAATTGCCGCCAATGGCGCCGCCAAGATAAAAGTCGGCGAACTTATCAACCAGGGAGGCAGCATCCAAACCTCCGGGCTTGATAATAACAATCTGGTCCTTGATGCCCGCGGCAGCATCAACAACAGCCTATATAACGGACAGGCGGGAATCATCAGTGCCGGCGGCAGCACAACCATAACCGCCGACAGCCTCAACAACAGCCAGGGACAAATTACCGCCGGTCAAACCTTAAGCGCAACAGTTACCCAAGACATCACCAATACGCAAGGACTACTGGCGGCCAACCAAAACGCCGCCGTCAGCGCCGGCCGGATCCACAACACCCAGGGCACCATCGCCGCCGTACAGGGGCAAGCCGACGTCACCGCGGCCACCGGTATTCTTGATAACACGGCAGGGCGGGTGGAAGCCCAAAAGGAAACCCGCATCTTCGCCATTGGCTTAAACAACACAGAAGGTGTCATCCTCGGCGGCAGCCTGGACGTCAACACCAATAACCAACGGACTGACAACACGCGCGGCAGTATCGCCGCCGCCGGCCCGGCCACCATCCGCAGCGGCATCTTTATCAACGAAGCCGGCCTGGTTCAGGCAGCAGGCGATCTCATCCTCGACACCGGCGGGCAAACCCTTGCCAACACCAATTCCGGCGCCACCGGCGGTATCATTGGCCGCGGCAGCGTCAACCTGCTCACCGGCAGCCTTACCAACCAGGCCGGCTACATTTACGGCGAAAATACACTTACAGTAAAAAGCGCCGACATCAACAATAGCCAGGGCGGTCTGCTGACCAGCGCCGGGGCAATGGACATCACCGCCGCCTCGCTAAACAACCAGGGCGGACAAATCCAGGCGGGTCAAGTAACCATAACCGCCGCCGACATAGCCAACCGAGGCGGCAGCATCCTGCAGACCGGCAGCGAAGAAGCCGCCATAACCGCAGCCCATACCCTCGACAACAGCGGCGGCAAGATTGCCGCCAATGGCGCCGCCAAGATAAAAGTCGGCGAACTTATCAACCAGGGAGGCAGCATCCAAACCTCCGGGCTTGATAATAACAATCTGGTCCTTGATGCCCGCGGCAGCATCAACAACAGCCTATATAACGGACAGGCGGGAATCATCAGTGCCGGCGGCAGCACAACCATAACCGCCGACAGCCTCAACAACAGCCAGGGACAAATTACCGCCGGTCAAACCTTAAGCGCAACGGTTACCCAAGACATCACCAATACGCAAGGACTACTGGCGGCCAACCAAAACGTCGCCGTCAGCGCCGGCCGGATCCACAACACCCAGGGTACCATCGCCGCCGTACAGGGGCAAGCCGACGTCACCGCAACCACCGGTATTCTTGATAACACGGCAGGGCGGGTGGAAGCCCAAAAGGAAACCCGCATCTTCGCCATTGGCTTAAACAACACAGAAGGTGTCATCCTCGGCGGCAGCCTGGACGTCAACACCAATAACCAACGGACTGACAACACGCGCGGCAGTATCGCCGCCGCCGGCCCGGCCACCATCCGCAGCGGCATCTTTATCAACGAAGCCGGCCTGGTTCAGGCAGCAGGCGATCTCATCCTCGACACCGGCGGGCAAACCCTTGCCAACACCAATTCCGGCGCCACCGGCGGTATCATTGGCCGCGGCAGCGTCAACCTGCTCACCGGCAGCCTTACCAACCAGGCCGGCTACATTTACG
This window of the Methylomusa anaerophila genome carries:
- the metA gene encoding homoserine O-acetyltransferase MetA; protein product: MPIKIPNNLPATNILEGENIFVMYENRAYSQDIRPLKILLLNLMPTKITTETQLLRLLGNSPLQVDVDFIYTATYSPTNTPQEHLIKFYETFDAVKSKKYDGMIITGAPVEQMPFEKVAYWDELCKIMEWSKTHVYSTFHICWGAQAGLYYHYGIPKHDLPQKMFGIFPHQKCVIEEEKLFRGLDDIFYVPHSRHTEIRREDIEKVPAVRILAQSAMAGVYAVADRKGRQIFITGHSEYDPLTLKAEYDRDVAQGLPIHVPCNYYPNDDPAQTPVVIWRSTANLLFSNWLNYYVYQETPFDLSRL
- a CDS encoding sulfate adenylyltransferase subunit 1 — translated: MDTDREVLNVVVVGHVDHGKSTVIGRLLYDTKSLPEGAIDRVKRISREKGKPFEYAYLLDAFEEEQKQGITIDTTQLQFHTDKRDYVIIDAPGHKEFLKNMISGAASAEAALLIIDAYEGIQEQSRRHGYILSLLGIQKVYVLVNKMDLIDYSQEKFTELRSEMNEFLNNLHVYPLRYIPVSAFYGENMTAPSAKMPWFKGEPLLKAIDSFEKDKGLEQKALRFPIQDVYKFDSRRIIAGRIESGTLTVGDDVVILPSAKATTVKTIEYWAERDKKSRVSAGMSVGITVEDEFFNQRGEFVVHKNDVPHVADIFRANLFWLGKNPLVKNKEYKLKLVTQEVECEIYSVLKVIDATTLAAVDDAQAVKTNDVAEVIIRTRKPICFDEFKNNPITGRFVLVDGYNVSGGGIVSGLYTQIQTVTKFVKNEAAIAMEVKLFDEYFYILAESAIRRFAAKAHTFAVGDVIPAIGRTYEYPEDFDVLDLETKLVAVIRNFKLKDIVSFPGYSHSSVPILDANGAWIKLDSVGSFQKFAAEIELLDTINGDQLTVFANKWLEFSKFRYIQYRQAGSELDSEYHI